The Henckelia pumila isolate YLH828 chromosome 2, ASM3356847v2, whole genome shotgun sequence genome includes a window with the following:
- the LOC140878114 gene encoding protein CNGC15b-like, whose protein sequence is MSFANSKSIRFQDDPEGAKCCPPKCYGSAAFITIETGKETATYHLKKPDIQASGRLFQDKKLSRVFSEDYEKVNNNILDPRGHVLSRWNKIFLLSCLTSLFVDPLFFYLPSVKEDSCMQASVTFEIVLTVVRSLVDAIYVIQIFVQFRTAYTAPSSRVFGRGELVISSSKIASRYLHRDFWIHLLGALPLPQVLIWAVLPSLRGSTMISAKHGFRITIMFQFLLRLYLIFPLSSKIIKTAGVVVEAAWAGAAFNLLLFMLASHVIGSCWYLLAVQRLEECWKKICDLQQTNCQYFYFDCQTKDDSGRRAWFESSNISVLCGPGSDFYDFGIYSDALTYSVTTASFFNKYSYCFWWGLRNLSSIGQNLMTTTYIGEINFAVTIAILGLVLFALLIGNMQAYLQSCTARLEEWRVRRNDTEQWMHHRQLPHKLKERVRKHDLFRWVAARGVDEECILRGLPLDLRRDIKHHICLDLVRGVPLFDEMDSCTLDAICERLRPVLCTSGTCIMREGDPVIEMLFILRGHLESYTTNGGRTGFFNSCRLGTGDFCGEELLSWALYPRPSILLPSSTRTVKAMTEVEAFALVAEDVKFVTSQFRKLHSKQLKHKFRFHSHQWRMWAACFIQAAWFRLKRRREAAELKARERVVAARPQWMVGCGSSLPARASEFATCVAIAKVGRSSSWRARSLRNNSQMDLLDVLEKPVEPDFSIDEIER, encoded by the exons AATGTTATGGCTCTGCTGCCTTCATCACAATCGAGACGGGTAAAGAAACAGCCACATATCACCTCAAGAAACCTGATATTCAGGCGTCTGGCAGATTGTTTCAGGACAAGAAACTATCCAGAGTTTTCTCAGAAGACTATGAGAAGGTGAATAACAATATACTGGATCCACGAGGGCACGTTTTAAGCAGATGGAATAAAATTTTTCTCCTATCATGTCTCACATCTCTTTTTGTTGACCCTTTATTCTTTTACCTTCCAAGCGTAAAGGAGGACTCGTGTATGCAAGCAAGTGTTACTTTTGAGATTGTTCTAACCGTTGTTCGGTCACTGGTAGATGCAATTTACGTGATTCAGATTTTTGTTCAGTTTAGAACAGCTTACACTGCACCTTCTTCTCGCGTATTTGGGCGAGGAGAGCTTGTTATCAGTTCTTCAAAGATAGCTTCAAGATATCTTCATAGAGATTTCTGGATCCACTTATTGGGTGCTCTACCCCTTCCACAG GTGTTAATTTGGGCTGTGTTACCATCACTGAGGGGCTCGACTATGATAAGTGCGAAACATGGCTTTCGGATCACAATAATGTTTCAATTCCTTTTGAGGCTGTATCTTATTTTTCCTCTTTCATCTAAAATCATCAAGACAGCTGGTGTGGTGGTGGAAGCTGCATGGGCTGGTGCAGCTTTCAATCTCTTGCTCTTTATGCTGGCAAGTCAT GTCATAGGTTCGTGCTGGTACCTTCTTGCAGTGCAGAGGCTTGAAGAGTGCTGGAAAAAGATCTGTGATCTTCAACAAACAAACTGTCAATACTTCTACTTCGACTGTCAAACGAAGGACGATTCTGGTAGGAGGGCTTGGTTTGAATCAAGCAACATTTCAGTGCTCTGTGGTCCTGGTAGCGATTTCTATGACTTTGGAATTTACAGCGATGCACTGACTTATAGTGTGACGACGGCTAGTTTCTTCAACAAATACTCATATTGTTTCTGGTGGGGACTACGAAATCTGAG CTCTATCGGACAGAATCTGATGACAACTACCTATATTGGGGAGATTAATTTCGCGGTAACCATTGCAATTCTTGGTTTGGTGCTTTTTGCGTTGCTTATAGGGAACATGCAA GCGTATCTACAATCTTGTACCGCAAGACTAGAGGAATGGAGGGTTCGAAGAAATGACACCGAACAATGGATGCATCACCGGCAACTTCCCCACAAGTTAAAGGAGAGAGTGCGAAAACACGACCTGTTTAGATGGGTTGCAGCAAGAGGAGTCGACGAGGAATGTATCCTCCGAGGTCTTCCTTTGGATCTCCGAAGAGACATCAAGCACCACATTTGTCTCGATCTTGTTCGAGGA GTTCCTCTGTTTGATGAGATGGATTCTTGCACacttgatgcaatatgtgaaaGATTGAGGCCTGTTCTGTGCACTTCTGGAACTTGCATAATGAGAGAGGGCGACCCCGTGATCGAAATGCTCTTCATCTTACGAGGCCATCTTGAATCCTACACGACCAATGGAGGTCGAACCGGGTTTTTCAACTCGTGTCGACTCGGAACCGGAGACTTCTGCGGGGAAGAACTCCTCTCTTGGGCTCTATATCCTCGCCCAAGCATTCTCCTACCCTCATCAACTCGAACCGTAAAGGCCATGACGGAGGTGGAGGCTTTCGCTCTTGTGGCTGAGGACGTGAAGTTCGTCACGTCGCAGTTTCGAAAACTGCATAGCAAGCAACTGAAGCATAAGTTCCGGTTTCATTCACACCAGTGGAGGATGTGGGCTGCCTGTTTTATACAAGCAGCTTGGTTTAGGCTCAAGAGGAGGAGGGAGGCGGCAGAGCTCAAGGCTCGGGAGAGGGTCGTGGCGGCCCGGCCGCAATGGATGGTGGGATGTGGCAGTTCTTTGCCGGCGAGAGCGTCGGAGTTTGCTACATGTGTTGCAATTGCAAAGGTGGGTCGTAGTAGTAGTTGGAGGGCTAGAAGCCTGAGGAATAACTCGCAAATGGATTTGCTTGATGTGTTGGAGAAGCCCGTGGAACCTGATTTCTCTATTGATGAAATTGAGAGGTAA